In Monodelphis domestica isolate mMonDom1 chromosome 3, mMonDom1.pri, whole genome shotgun sequence, the following proteins share a genomic window:
- the LOC100616973 gene encoding zinc finger protein ZFP2-like translates to MALERDRLPTQEAVTFKDVSVDFTREEWCLLSPPQKELYKEVMLENAQNLLSVGLPAPPEEVVSYLEQREAPWMLEQEGLRSCPEGEIRLEMKANSTEVSYPVEEMDLQRFMCSNPDNFASKEFCVARQNSSLIEHQRIHPEEKSSENNQCRNTFMHRSSLARHARIHTNKERYEWKQYGKTFSQSSSIAGHQRMHTGENPHECKQCGKMFSQCSSLALHQRMHTGVKLYECKQCGKTFNQSSHLVVHQRMHTGEKPYECQQCGKTFSHSSNLAVHQRMHTGEKPYECQQCGKTFTRTSSLAVHQRMHTGEKPYECKQCGKTFNQSSSLAVHQRMHTGEKPYECKQCGKTFSKSSRLAVHQRMHTGEKPYECKQCGKTFNQSSNLVVHQRMHTGEKPYECQQCGKTFTRTSSVAVHQRMHTGEKPYECKRCGKTFSHSSNLAVHQRMHTGEKPYECKQCGKTFNQSSSLAVHQRMHTGEKPYECKQCGKTFNQSSSLAVHQRMHSGEKPYECKQCGKAFSMSSHLVVHQRMHTGEKPYECKQCGKIFNQSSSLAVHQRMHTGEKPYECQQCGKTFTRTSSLAVHLRMHTGDKPYECQQCGKTFSQSSSLAVHQRMHTGDKLYECQQCGRTFTSTSRLAVHQRMHTGEKPYECK, encoded by the exons ATGGCCTTGGAGAGGGACAGACTCCCAACCCAG GAGGCGGTCACGTTCAAGGATGTGTCTGTGGACTTCACACGGGAGGAGTGGtgcctcttgtcccctccccagaaggagctgtacaaggaggtgatgctggaaAATGCCCagaacctgctctctgtgg GGCTTCCAGCTCCCCCAGAAGAAGTGGTCTCTTATTTGGAACAGAGAGAAGCCCCATGGATGCTGGAGCAAGAAGGCCTGAGGAGCTGTCCAG AAGGAGAGATTAGACTTGAAATGAAGGCAAATTCAACAGAGGTGAGCTATCCTGTGGAAGAAATGGACTTACAAAGATTCATGTGTAGCAATCCTGATAACTTTGCTTCTAAGGAATTCTGTGTTGCACGTCAAAATTCATCTCTTattgaacatcaaagaattcacCCTGAAGAAAAgtctagtgaaaataatcagtgTAGAAATACTTTTATGCATAGATCCAGTCTTGCTAGACATGCCAGAATCCATACTAACAAGGAACGTTATGAATGGAAACAatatggaaagacattcagtcagagctccagTATTGCTggacatcagagaatgcacactggggagaatcctcatgaatgcaagcagtgtggaaagatgTTCAGTCAATGCTCCAGTCTTGCTTTACATCAGAGAATGCATACTGGGGTTAAGCTTTATGAGTGCAAGCAATGTGGGAAGACATTCAATCAGAGCTCCCATcttgttgtacatcagagaatgcacactggggagaaaccttatgaatgccagcagtgtggaaagacattcagtcacagctccaatcttgctgtacatcagagaatgcacactggggagaaaccttatgaatgccagcagtgtggaaagacatttactCGCAcctccagtcttgctgtacatcagagaatgcacactggggagaaaccgtatgaatgcaagcagtgtggaaagacattcaatcagagctccagtcttgctgtacatcagagaatgcacactggggagaagccTTATgagtgcaagcaatgtggaaagacattcagtaagAGCTCAAGGCTTGCTGtgcatcagagaatgcacactggagaaaaaccttatgaatgcaagcagtgtggaaagacattcaatcaGAGCTCCAATcttgttgtacatcagagaatgcacactggggagaaaccttatgaatgccagcagtgtggaaagacatttactCGCACCTCCAGTGTTGCTGTACATCAGAggatgcacactggggagaaaccttatgaatgcaagcggtgtggaaagacattcagtcacaGCTCCAATCTTGCAGTACATCAAagaatgcacactggggagaagccTTATgagtgcaagcaatgtggaaagacattcaatcagagctccagtcttgctgtacatcagagaatgcacactggggagaagccTTATgagtgcaagcaatgtggaaagacattcaatcaGAGCTCTAGTCTTGCTGTTCATCAGAGAATGCACTCTGgggagaagccttatgaatgcaagcaatgtggaaaggcatttagTATGAGCTCCCATcttgttgtacatcagagaatgcacactggggagaaaccttatgaatgcaagcaatgtggaaagatattcaatcagagctccagtcttgctgtacatcagagaatgcatactggggagaaaccttatgaatgccagcagtgtggaaagacatttactCGCAcctccagtcttgctgtacatctaAGAATGCACACTGGGGACAAGCCTTATGAATGccagcagtgtggaaagactttcagtcagagctccagtcttgctgtacatcagagaatgcacactggggaTAAACTTTATGAATGCCAGCAGTGTGGAAGGACATTCACAAGTACCTCCAGGCTTGCTGTGCATCAGAGAAtgcatactggggagaaaccttatgagtgcaaGTAA